One genomic segment of Acanthochromis polyacanthus isolate Apoly-LR-REF ecotype Palm Island chromosome 9, KAUST_Apoly_ChrSc, whole genome shotgun sequence includes these proteins:
- the alg3 gene encoding dol-P-Man:Man(5)GlcNAc(2)-PP-Dol alpha-1,3-mannosyltransferase yields MAGGVRKKSPGSPSPVWGKLHTLWQDKHLVLFKTEYTLLVVSVLWFLEVGINVWVIQKVAYTEIDWKAYMDEVEGVINGTYDYTQLKGDTGPLVYPAGFVYIFTALYYITSRGVNIRLGQYIFAVFYLITLLLVFRIYYRTKKVPPYVFFFVCCASYRIHSIFVLRLFNDPVAMMLLFGAMNLFMDGYWTMGCGLYSLAVSVKMNVLLFAPGLLFLLLSEFGLIRTIPKLSLCAGIQLFLGLPFLLENPIGYVSRAFDLGRQFMFKWTVNWRFLPEWLFLNRYFHLLLLSAHLLTLLLFAFRRWKRPRESIFELLKEPGKRKIPAQKNTVDQIVLVLFTSNFVGMCFSRSLHYQFYVWYFHTLPYLLWSGGVKKLAHLLRVLILGLIELSWNTYPSTNSSSAALHVCHFIILLCLWLAPPLPSAPTETRQQTPNKDKRH; encoded by the exons ATGGCAGGAGGTGTGCGGAAAAAGTCTCCCGGTTCCCCGTCCCCGGTATGGGGAAAACTTCACACGCTGTGGCAAGACAAACATTTGGTCCTGTTCAAAACGGAATACACGTTACTGGTCGTATCGGTTTTGTGGTTCCTCGAGGTCGGGATCAATGTGTGGGTCATACAGAAAGTAGCGT ACACTGAGATCGACTGGAAAGCCTACATGGATGAAGTGGAGGGAGTCATCAATGGTACCTACGACTACACGCAGCTTAAAGGAGACACAGGCCCTTTGGT gtaCCCAGCTGGATTTGTCTACATCTTCACAGCTCTCTACTACATTACCAGCCGAGGGGTTAACATCCGCCTTGGCCAGtacatatttgctgttttctacCTCATTACACTGCTTCTTGTCTTCAGGATATATTACCGCACTAAGAAG GTTCCTCcttatgtgtttttctttgtgtgctgtGCATCCTATCGGATCCACTCCATCTTTGTGCTGCGACTTTTCAATGATCCAGTGGCCATGATGCTGCTGTTTGGAGCTATGAATCTTTTCATGGATGGATACTGGACCATGGGCTGCGGCCTTTACAG TTTAGCAGTGTCTGTGAAAATGAACGTGCTTCTTTTTGCCCCTGGATTGctttttctcctcctgtctgaGTTTGGTCTCATCAGGACAATCCCGAAGCTTTCGCTGTGTGCAGGCATACAG CTTTTTCTGGGCCTGCCTTTCCTCCTGGAGAATCCCATCGGTTATGTGAGCCGCGCCTTTGATCTTGGCCGCCAGTTTATGTTCAAGTGGACAGTCAACTGGCGCTTCCTGCCAGAGTGGCTCTTCTTGAATCGTTACTTCCACTTACTGTTGCTGTCTGCTCACCTGCTCACACTGCTTCTGTTTGCTTTCCGCCGCTGGAAGAG ACCACGAGAAAGCATCTTTGAGCTCCTCAAGGAACCAGGAAAGAGGAAAATCCCTGCTCAGAAAAACACTGTGGAT CAGATAGTGCTGGTTCTCTTCACCTCTAACTTCGTTGGGATGTGCTTCAGTCGTTCATTACATTACCAGTTCTACGTCTGGTACTTCCACACGCTGCCTTACCTGCTCTGGAGTGGGGGAGTCAAGAAGCTGGCCCACCTGCTCAG GGTCCTGATCCTAGGTCTGATCGAGCTTTCATGGAACACCTACCCCTCTActaacagcagctcagcagccCTCCATGTCTGTCACTTCATCATCCTCCTTTGTCTTTGGCTGGCTCCACCTCTGCCGTCAGCTCCGACAGAAACACGGCAACAGACGCCTAACAAGGACAAACGCCACTGA